The Jannaschia sp. M317 DNA segment GGTCAGGGCGTCGGGCAGGATCTGGGCCTTCAATGCATCGGAGCCGAACATGTCGATCATCTTGGCGCACATGTTGTGAATCGACAGGAACGCCGCAACAGAAGGGCAGGCCATCGACAGGGCTTCGAACACCAGCGTAGCGTCAAGGCGGCTGAGGCCGGCCCCGCCCGAGTCCTCCGAGACGTAGAGACCGCCAAAGCCCAGGTCTGCGATACGTGGCCACAGGTCGCGGGGGATGGTGCCGTCCGCTTCCCAGGTTTGCGCATGGGGGGCGATCTCGGCCTGACCGAAATCGCGGGACATGTCGAAGATCGCCTGCGATTCCTCGGAAAGCGCGAAGTCCATCTTTGACCCTCCTCCGGTCATTAATCGAACGTCTGTTCAATTACTGCGCCAGATACGCCTGTTTGGCAAGCGCGAAGGTCAGCTTTGCTGAGGTCAAATCCTTCGAAGGATTTGATCAAAATTTTTCAAAATTTTGAATGGCACCGGGGGCAGCCTAGCCCCCGGCGACCTGAATCAGATCACGCGGACCTGGGTCCCAACGGGCGTGATCGCAAACAGCTCGGCAATCTTTTCGTTATAGAGCCCGATGCAGCCAGACGACGACCGGCGGCCGATCTTGCGCGTGTCGTGGGTTCCATGGATCAGATAGGCTGGCCAGCTGAGATACATGGCATGCGTGCCCAGGGGATTGCCTGGCCCGGCCTCCATGAAGTCCGGCAAGGTCGGATCGCGTTCGCGCATGGCCTGAGTCGGCGTCCAGGTGGGGCCGACGCGTTTGCGCACGATCTCCGTGTAGCCACGGCGGGTCAATTCATCGGTCATCGGAACGGACGTCGGGTAGAGCCGGTAATCGGTGCCCGTCCCGTTCCAGAAATGCAGCGCACGGCTTGTCGTGTCGCAGATGATCGTTGCGACCCCCAGCGACTCGAAATGCTCGCGCCAGTCGATCCGTTCGAAACTGGACAGGTTGCGGCGCGTCTCGACCGGATCCGGCACGGCGCGCGGCGAATAATCCGCCTGCTGCGCGCGCAGCAGGCTGGGTGTGGCGAGGGTCGCGGCGGCCCCCAGCAGCAGAGATCGGCGTGTCGAACTACCCATGAGATCACTCCTTCTCGGATGACCGGTATCTATCAAAGCGACCAAACGCTCGAAAGAGGGGCAAAGTTCACATGTTCGTCGGCGACCGACGTAAACCCGCGGCCTTTCGGCGAAGACTTGCCGGTTTTTTCGCCGTTCTTGCCCACCCGCGACAATGGCATGGCCAAAATGCGGCACGATTCGGGCAAGCCGGGCGGAATCGTGACGCTCCGGTTCCGGTTCAGAGCGTCCGAAACGGCCCGGGTTGCGACAATGCAAGGGGTGTCAGAGGACCGTTCCTGGGGGCGCAACAGTCTGACCGCTTTCGGCCTGAATTCCGGCCATTTCAGGCCGCGACATGGCATCTTTCCGGCCTGTCGGGGGCTAGAGTAAGGCATGGGCCGGTCGAGATTGTGACCGGAATGGGGCAACGAAAATGACGAAGGAAGACACCATGGTTACCGGCATCATCATCTCCACCGTAATTACCGTCACCGTCCTGTGCGAGACCTTCCTGACGGCCCGCGACTGACGCTTTCCTCGCTGGGCCAGTTCCCTGCGAAACGATCGAAGCGCCCCCGAAGGGACGCTTGCCGGGGTGCCAAGGCACCCGATCCAATTCCAGACATGACACCCGACCGCAACCGGCCCCGCAGGGCCGATCCGGGGTCGTCTATTCCATCACCGGGATGGAAAATTCGCCACCTTCCTTGATCCCCGACGGCCAGCGAGCCGTGACCGTCTTGGTGCGGGTGTAGAACTTGAAGCTGTCGGGCCCGTGCTGGTTCAAATCCCCGAACATGGATTTCTTCCAGCCGCCAAAGGTGTGATAGGCCAGCGGCACCGGGATCGGCACGTTGACGCCCACCATGCCCACATTCACACGCTTGGCAAAATCGCGCGCCGCGTCGCCGTCGCGGGTAAAGATCGCGGTGCCATTGCCGTATTCGTGATCCATGGCCAGGCCCAGGGCCTCTTCGTAAGTCTGGGCGCGCACGCAGGACAGGACCGGGCCGAAGATCTCCTTTTGGTAGATCTCCATGTCCTTGGTGACGTTGTCGAACAGGACGGGGCCGACGAAGAAGCCGTTTTCATAGCCCTGAACCTTCATGTCGCTGCCGTCCACGACTGCCTTGGCACCGGCGTCCTTGCCGGATTGGATCAGACGCAGGATGTTTGCCTTGGCGGCCTCGGTGACAACGGGGCCAAAGTCCACGTCGTCGCCAGAGGTATAGGGGCCAACCTTGAGCGCCTCGACCCGCGGGGCGAGCTTTTCGATCAGACGGTCTGCGGTGTCTTCGCCCACGGGGACCGCCACGGAAATCGCCATGCAGCGTTCGCCAGCCGCGCCATAGCCGGCGCCGACCAGCGCATCGGCCGCCTGATCCATGTCCGCGTCGGGCATGATGATCATGTGGTTCTTGGCACCGCCGAAACATTGGGCCCGCTTGCCGTTGGCCGAGGCCCGTTCATAGATGTAGGCCGCGATGGGCGTGGACCCGACGAAACCAACGGATTGGATAACCGGGTTGTCCAGGATCGCATCGACCGCTTCCTTGTCGCCGTTGACCACCTGCAGGATGCCTTTGGGCAGGCCCGCCTCTTCCATCAGGGCCGCCAGCATCATCGGAACGCTCGGGTCCCGCTCTGATGGCTTCAGGATAAAGGCGTTGCCGCAGGCGATGGCGGGCGCGAACATCCACATCGGGATCATGGCCGGGAAGTTGAAGGGCGTGATGCCCGCCGTGACGCCCAGGGCCTGGCGCATGGAATACATGTCGATGCCCGGGCCCGCGCTGTCGGTGAAGTCCCCTTTCAGGTGATGGGGGGCACCGATGCAGAACTCGACAACTTCCAGCCCGCGCTGCACGTCGCCCTTGGCATCCACAAAGGTCTTGCCATGTTCGCGCGACAACGCCTCGGCCAGCTTGTCCATGTCGCGGTTCAGCAGATCCACGAATTTCATCAGAACGCGGGCACGGCGCTGGGGGTTTGTCGCCTCCCACTTGGGCTGTGCCGCGGCGGCGATCTCGACCGCGCGGTCCAGTTCCGCCTTGGAGGCGAGGGCCAGTTGCGCCTGCACTTCGCCGGTGGCGGGGTTGAAAACCTCTGCCTTTCGCTCGCCGCCCGCGACCTCTGCGCCGTCAAGCCAATGTCCGATCTGTTGCATGGAACCCTCCCGATGATTTGGGGGCATCCTAGCCGCAGGGGCCTTGCGCGAACAGAGATATACCTTCACGGTAATCTTGCATTTTTGCAAGACAGACTTCTGTCTGGCGGCGATGCACGCCATCGGGTTTGACATCAGAGATTCGCACTCGGTGCGTTGGCGACGTCTCGCAGGGGGGAAGCGATGGATTGGGATGACCTGCGGCTGTTTCTGGGCGTGGCACGCGGCGGGTCGTTGGCCGAGGCGGCCAAGGCGTTGCGGCTGGACCCCGCCACGCTGAGCCGTCGGATGGCGCGGCTTGAATCCGGGGCGGGTGCCGCCCTGTTTCTGAAATCCCAACGCGGCTATGCGCTGACCGAAGCGGGGCACCGTCTGCTGCCCCATGCCGAGGCGATGGAGGATCAGGCCCGCGCCGGTGGGGCGGCGCTGGCCGGGGGGCAGGCGTTGCGCGGGCGGGTGCGGATCGGCGCACCGGACGGTGTCGCGAACCACGTCCTGCCGCAGGTCCTGACCGCATTGAAACGGGCCCACCCCGCCCTGGAGCTGGACCTTGTCGCCCTGCCACGGGTTTTTGATCTGGGCCGCCGAGAGGCGGATCTGGCGGTCACGGTGTCCGCGCCCAAATCCGGGCGGCTGCGGGTGCGGCGGATCTGCAGCTATCGGCTAAGCCTGGCGGCCCACGACAGCTATCTGTCGAACGCTCCGCCACTGGCGACAGTGGCCGACCTGCGGGCCCATGCGATTGTAGGCTATATCCCCGACATGATTTTCGACGCCGATCTGGACTATCTGGGCGAGGTCGGCGTTTCGGCCCCCGGCCTTGCGTCCAATTCGGCGGCGGTTCAACTGGGCCTGATCCGCGCGGGTGCGGGCGTCGGTGTGGTGCATGATTTCAT contains these protein-coding regions:
- a CDS encoding L,D-transpeptidase; translation: MGSSTRRSLLLGAAATLATPSLLRAQQADYSPRAVPDPVETRRNLSSFERIDWREHFESLGVATIICDTTSRALHFWNGTGTDYRLYPTSVPMTDELTRRGYTEIVRKRVGPTWTPTQAMRERDPTLPDFMEAGPGNPLGTHAMYLSWPAYLIHGTHDTRKIGRRSSSGCIGLYNEKIAELFAITPVGTQVRVI
- a CDS encoding LysR family transcriptional regulator, which translates into the protein MDWDDLRLFLGVARGGSLAEAAKALRLDPATLSRRMARLESGAGAALFLKSQRGYALTEAGHRLLPHAEAMEDQARAGGAALAGGQALRGRVRIGAPDGVANHVLPQVLTALKRAHPALELDLVALPRVFDLGRREADLAVTVSAPKSGRLRVRRICSYRLSLAAHDSYLSNAPPLATVADLRAHAIVGYIPDMIFDADLDYLGEVGVSAPGLASNSAAVQLGLIRAGAGVGVVHDFMLPTDARLRRVLPQDVGLTRAFHLVRHSDAGGPLLSRTADLLTDGVRAEVTRLERLAG
- a CDS encoding CoA-acylating methylmalonate-semialdehyde dehydrogenase, with product MQQIGHWLDGAEVAGGERKAEVFNPATGEVQAQLALASKAELDRAVEIAAAAQPKWEATNPQRRARVLMKFVDLLNRDMDKLAEALSREHGKTFVDAKGDVQRGLEVVEFCIGAPHHLKGDFTDSAGPGIDMYSMRQALGVTAGITPFNFPAMIPMWMFAPAIACGNAFILKPSERDPSVPMMLAALMEEAGLPKGILQVVNGDKEAVDAILDNPVIQSVGFVGSTPIAAYIYERASANGKRAQCFGGAKNHMIIMPDADMDQAADALVGAGYGAAGERCMAISVAVPVGEDTADRLIEKLAPRVEALKVGPYTSGDDVDFGPVVTEAAKANILRLIQSGKDAGAKAVVDGSDMKVQGYENGFFVGPVLFDNVTKDMEIYQKEIFGPVLSCVRAQTYEEALGLAMDHEYGNGTAIFTRDGDAARDFAKRVNVGMVGVNVPIPVPLAYHTFGGWKKSMFGDLNQHGPDSFKFYTRTKTVTARWPSGIKEGGEFSIPVME